Genomic segment of Glutamicibacter sp. JL.03c:
AGACCTGATTGATAGCTGGCAAACGCCGGGGCACCGGCAAGTGGACATTGAACCAACGGCCGGGTTCCATCAGCACGCAGGCATCAGCGGCTATTTGCCAGGCTTTCCATCACCGAGAGCCCTTCCACCTTGGTGAAATCAGCGCGGACCTGCGAGGAAATTGCTGCGGCAACCTCATTGGTAGTCATTCCCATTCCCGGACCGGCCAGTTCCGGCAAATCCTTCAGCACGGTCACCGCTGCGGTTTCGATGGCCTGCGCTGCGGTCTTTTCCCCGAGATGGGCCAGCATCATCGCCGCTGAGAGAATCGCGCCTACCGGATTCGCCCAGCCTTTGCCGGCAATGTCCGGCGCTGATCCGTGAATCGCTTCGAACATGCTCGGAGCCGAGCCATCAAGGTTCAGGTTCCCGCTAGCGGCAACACCTAGGCCACCTTGGATGACAGCGCCCAAATCCGTGATGATATCGCCAAACAGGTTATCCGTGACCACGACGTCGAACTTTTCCGGCGCAATGGGAAGGTGGAAGCACATGGCATCAACGTGGACGTAGTCCACCTGGACTTCGGGGTATCGTGCTGCCACGGAATCAACGACTTCTTGCCAGAGTTTTCCGGCTTCGATGAGGATGTTTTTCTTGTGGCAGAGCGTCAGTTTCCGGCGGCGGCTCATGGCGAGCTTGAAGGAATATTCGACGACTCGCTCGATGCCTGCCCTGGTATTGACCGACTCCTGCACAGCAACGGTATTGGCCGTATTGGCATGGATCGTCGACCCCTGGCCGACGTAGGCTCCTTCGGTGTTTTCACGCACGATGACCACATCGCAGCGTTCCGGCGTGAGGCCAGCGATCGGAGTCGCTACGCCGGGATAGAGCTTGACCGGGCGCAGGTTGACCGCTTGCTCGAAGGCCTGCCGCATCGCGAGGATGAATCCTCGTTCCAGGATTCCCGGCTGCACCGACGGGTCTCCCATGGCCCCGAAGAGCACGGCATCGTGCGTTCGAAGTTGTTGTTCAAGGTCGCGGTTCCATAGTTCTCCAGTGGCCAGATAATGTTGCGCCCCCGCTGCGTAGCGGTGGTATTCCAGGCCGATGCCGAACGTCTCTTCTGCGGCCGCCAGCACTTTTAGCGCGCCATCCATGACCTCGGGACCAATTCCGTCTCCGGGTACTACTGCGATGGAGTAGCTGTTCATAGCGTGGTCCTTTCATTGTTCTCGATAAGTTGGAGCAGTTGGTCGAAGTAGTTCTTGATCTCGCGGCGCGCATCGGGCACCGAACCGTGCACGATCGCTTCACTGGCCACCTCGGTAAATCGAAATAGCTGGTTCTCGAATTCCCGATACCAGGGTCGGGCGGGCAGCCAGACCTCCTCTGTCAGCCGCACCATCGGCACGCCGCGGCGCAGGTGATCATTGCGCGTGCATTCGAGCAGCTCTGTGTGAAATCTTGACCGGTTTCGAGGCGATGGGTCGCTAGCCAGGCTTGCCAAAGACTTCTGGAAATCGGCAAGCTGTACGGCTGCGTCATTGCGCTGCAAGAGGTCGCACGCCCCTGTTTCGATCATTCGCCGGTAGTGCATTGCATCCTTGAGGGCACGAGACGTCATTGCTTTCACGGTGGCTCGGCCAGATTCATCGAACTTGATCAGCCCGTCGTTTTCCAGCAGGTTCAACGCATCCCGCAAGGGGGTTCTGCTCACTTCCAATTGCTCCGACAAGGATGCTTGCCGCAGCTGTTCCCCTTGCTCGTACCACCCGGAGAAAATGCGTTCACTGATCAGGCCCGCGGTTTCAGCCGCCAAAGAGATGCTGCTGCGCCACTTCGTTGACATCTGCACCGCCCGGCATCGGATTCTTGCCCATATCTGGCTTGGTATCCAGAGGCATCTTGTTGACCAATTCTGTTCCAGCACCCCGTCCGGTTGTCAATGATTTCGACGATTCTGGCCGTCTTTGGCGTAAAATTGAGCAAATTCATTGACTGCGAGCTAGATCACAGGTTAGCTTGAATCACCTACTGGTCTGACCAGTAAAACTTCCACTAACGGCGTCTCGAAAGTAGGAATGGTGTCGACTTATCTGAATGCTTATCCCGAAGGCCTGCCAATCGGCAACCAGTGGGTTCCGTGTGGAGAGGGCGTTGATATTGTCTTCCCCTACGACTCCTCGGTGGTTGCCACAGCACCGGTGGGAAGCGTGGAAGATGCCGAGCACGCCTTGAATGCCGCCGAGCAAGTTGCGGCCGAGGTCGAACACCTGAGCACTGGTACGCGCCGTGCCATTTTGTCATCCGTGCATGATCGGCTGGCGGAGCATCGCGGCGAACTGGAGAACCTTCTGGTCCTGGAAACCGGGAAGCCATTGGTTGACTGCCGGGTGGAAGTAGCTCGAACCCTCACCACTTGGTCTTCGGCGGCCGAAGAAGTCGCCCACATTCATGGCGAGACGGTGCCGCTGGATCTGCAGCCCGCAGGCGAAGGCATGATGGGCTTCTGGGTTCGCAAACCGGCAGGAATTGTCATAGGCATCGCGGGCTTCAACTACCCGCTGCTGCTGGCAAGCCACAAGCTGGCACCGGCCATCGCCGCTGGATGCCCGATCATCCTCAAGCCGGCGCCCAATACTCCGCTCGCCACATTATGGGCCGTGCACATCATCCGCGAGGTCCTGGCTGAATACGGCGTTGGCCGTAGCGCAGTCCAGCTTGTCACCGGCGGCATCGATGTGGGCGAGCGGCTGGTGGGCGATCCACGCTCGGCGGTGGTTTCCTTCACCGGTTCCGCCGCCGTCGGACATCAGATCGCCAGGAATGCCGCACCACGTAAAACCGTGCTCGAGCTTGGCTCCAATACCGGGTTCATCGTCGCGGCGGATGCCAGCATTCCAGATGCCGTAGACGCTGTGCTCCGCGGTGGGTTCTATGCCAACGGCCAGGCCTGCATCTCCATCCAGCGTGTATTGCTGGACCAGGAAATAGCCCAGGAGTTCCAGACCCATCTTCTGGCGCGGATCAAGGAAGTTGTTGTAGGTGACCCGCGCGCCGCAGACACCCGGGTAGCGCCGGTCATCAATGAGGCGTCAACCCAACGGATTCTGGGCTGGCTCAACGATGCCGTAGAACGAGGCGCTCAAGTGCTGGCAGGTGGCGCACTCGAAGGACGGTCCCTTCAGCCGACCGTGGTTCGCGACGTCCCGAGGGACCTGGCGTTATGGAGCGAAGAGATCTTCGGACCGGTTGTCTGCCTGGAAACGGTTCCCGATCTTGATACGGCTTTTGAAGTGCTCAACGACTCCCGGTATGGATTGCAGGCCGCCATCTACAGCAGCTCGCTCAACACAGCTTTCCGCGCTATCGACACGCTCAAGGTCGGCGGAGTGGTTGTCAATGAGATCCCCGGTTTCAGGTCCGACATCATGCCATATGGAGGAGTCAAGGATTCCGGCATCGGCCGTGAAGGCCCTCGCTTCGCCATCGAGGAATTCACGGTCACGCGCATGGCCCTGATTCGTCCCTAAACACCTGCACAGAAAGAAGCCCTCGTGGACTACACACAGTTATTCCAGTTCTCCTCACGCCGCGTTCTGGTAATCGGAGCCGGCAGCGGCATCGGACGCGAAGCAGCCCTTGCCCTCAACGCCCACAATGCCCAGGTCATCTGCGCAGATCTCAACGAAGAAGCAGCTCAAGAGACAGCAAGCATGCTAGGCGACACCGCGACGGCCATCAAGCTCAACGTCCTGGACCAGGAAGCAGTCCAAGCAGCCGCAGAAAAGTACCAAGACATCTCCGCTCTGGTGTTCACCGCCGCGATGAACGTGCGCAAGCGCATTGTCGATTACACCATGGATGAATTCGACAAAGTCGTGAACTTGAATCTGCGCGCCTCGTTCTCGCTGATCCAGGCCTTCGCTCCCCGCCTGGCAGCCAATGGCGGCGGGTCCATCATCGGCGTGGCTTCAATCCGCGCTTCCGTTGTAGAGCCCGGACAGAGCGTCTACTCGGCAACCAAGGCCGCACTCGTGCAGCTGGTCCGTACAGCAGCCGCAGAATTCGGCGAGCACGCGGTACGCGTGAATGTCATCGCCCCGGGCGTAGTTGAAACCCCGCTGACCGCGCAAATCAAGGCCAATGAAGAATGGTACAACGCCTACGCCAATAAGAGCGCCCTTGGGCGGTGGGCCAAACCAGAGGAAATGGCTGGCGCCATCGTCTACTTGGCTTCCGACGCTTCGAGCTTCGTGACCGGTTCCGTGCTCAGCGTTGATGGCGGCTGGACCGCCATCGACGGACGTTTCACACCGCCGAACTGATCCGGATCAGGGAGGAAACAGCCCATGGCACAGCTACCCCAGTCGGCAGATGCCCCCAAAGCACGGGCATTCGAAGCCATCGTGAACCACATCGAGCAACAGGTGCTCTCCGGCGAGCTCAAAGCCGGCGAGCACCTTCCGGGCGAACGCGAACTGGTGACGACCTTCCAGGTCAGCCGCTCCTCGGTTCGCGAAGCCATGCGCGTGCTGGAAAGCAACGGGATGATAGCCTCTCGTCCAGGCGATCCCCGCGGGGCAGTGATCATGGCGCCGACCTCCGTCCCGTTGCGGAAAATGATCAGCAGGCTGGCCGCAACCTCGGCCTCAAGCCTCGCTGATCTGCTGATCTACCGCATGACCCTGGAGTCATCTGCCAACTCGCTGGCCGCCACGAGGCGTACCGAAGCCGACCTGCTGCAGCTCGAAAAGGCCATGGCCCGGATGCGCGCGGCCCGGACACAAGGCCAGGAATCCTTCAGCAATGCAGACTTGGATTTCCATGATGTTGTGGCCAACGCCAGCGGCCACGCGCTCTTGCGTATTTCTGCG
This window contains:
- a CDS encoding 3-isopropylmalate dehydrogenase; translation: MNSYSIAVVPGDGIGPEVMDGALKVLAAAEETFGIGLEYHRYAAGAQHYLATGELWNRDLEQQLRTHDAVLFGAMGDPSVQPGILERGFILAMRQAFEQAVNLRPVKLYPGVATPIAGLTPERCDVVIVRENTEGAYVGQGSTIHANTANTVAVQESVNTRAGIERVVEYSFKLAMSRRRKLTLCHKKNILIEAGKLWQEVVDSVAARYPEVQVDYVHVDAMCFHLPIAPEKFDVVVTDNLFGDIITDLGAVIQGGLGVAASGNLNLDGSAPSMFEAIHGSAPDIAGKGWANPVGAILSAAMMLAHLGEKTAAQAIETAAVTVLKDLPELAGPGMGMTTNEVAAAISSQVRADFTKVEGLSVMESLANSR
- a CDS encoding GntR family transcriptional regulator is translated as MAAETAGLISERIFSGWYEQGEQLRQASLSEQLEVSRTPLRDALNLLENDGLIKFDESGRATVKAMTSRALKDAMHYRRMIETGACDLLQRNDAAVQLADFQKSLASLASDPSPRNRSRFHTELLECTRNDHLRRGVPMVRLTEEVWLPARPWYREFENQLFRFTEVASEAIVHGSVPDARREIKNYFDQLLQLIENNERTTL
- a CDS encoding aldehyde dehydrogenase family protein; this encodes MVSTYLNAYPEGLPIGNQWVPCGEGVDIVFPYDSSVVATAPVGSVEDAEHALNAAEQVAAEVEHLSTGTRRAILSSVHDRLAEHRGELENLLVLETGKPLVDCRVEVARTLTTWSSAAEEVAHIHGETVPLDLQPAGEGMMGFWVRKPAGIVIGIAGFNYPLLLASHKLAPAIAAGCPIILKPAPNTPLATLWAVHIIREVLAEYGVGRSAVQLVTGGIDVGERLVGDPRSAVVSFTGSAAVGHQIARNAAPRKTVLELGSNTGFIVAADASIPDAVDAVLRGGFYANGQACISIQRVLLDQEIAQEFQTHLLARIKEVVVGDPRAADTRVAPVINEASTQRILGWLNDAVERGAQVLAGGALEGRSLQPTVVRDVPRDLALWSEEIFGPVVCLETVPDLDTAFEVLNDSRYGLQAAIYSSSLNTAFRAIDTLKVGGVVVNEIPGFRSDIMPYGGVKDSGIGREGPRFAIEEFTVTRMALIRP
- a CDS encoding SDR family NAD(P)-dependent oxidoreductase; translated protein: MDYTQLFQFSSRRVLVIGAGSGIGREAALALNAHNAQVICADLNEEAAQETASMLGDTATAIKLNVLDQEAVQAAAEKYQDISALVFTAAMNVRKRIVDYTMDEFDKVVNLNLRASFSLIQAFAPRLAANGGGSIIGVASIRASVVEPGQSVYSATKAALVQLVRTAAAEFGEHAVRVNVIAPGVVETPLTAQIKANEEWYNAYANKSALGRWAKPEEMAGAIVYLASDASSFVTGSVLSVDGGWTAIDGRFTPPN
- a CDS encoding FadR/GntR family transcriptional regulator codes for the protein MAQLPQSADAPKARAFEAIVNHIEQQVLSGELKAGEHLPGERELVTTFQVSRSSVREAMRVLESNGMIASRPGDPRGAVIMAPTSVPLRKMISRLAATSASSLADLLIYRMTLESSANSLAATRRTEADLLQLEKAMARMRAARTQGQESFSNADLDFHDVVANASGHALLRISAQAVRDSIEQLIATNIEQSADDHALMQRTIDHHARVFQAIRDQNAHLAEHLARSSLFEYYGHLLAEEERTALSALASFGSTTG